The Corynebacterium poyangense genome includes a window with the following:
- a CDS encoding aldehyde dehydrogenase family protein: MTVTTPTPYSAIIADQLYIGGWREGTSKRITATTNPFNEETIATIRQASTDDVDAAYEIAQEAQASWAALAPRERAQILTKAADWIEEHQEAVVELIRVESGSTAIKANIETSLAVGSLREAATFPIRITGQILPSNTPGKANYVFREPLGVVGVISPWNFPFALSMRSVAPALACGNAVVLKPASDTPLTGGLLLGKIFEAAGLSEGVLNIVVGAGSEIGDHFVEHPIPRLISFTGSTPVGKQVGATATGGKYIKKVALELGGNAPLVVLEDADLDQAVGAAVMGKFLHQGQICMAVNRIIVQAPLYEEFVEAFSKRVQTLTYGDQCDDATVVGPVINDSQLCSVTERIERARAEGAREVVSGPVEGRVIAPHVFADVTPAMELFREEIFGPVVGIVKAEDEVHALELANDTEFGLSSAVCTRDLARGLNFARQIEAGMTHVNDITVNDEAHVMFGGEKNSGLGRFNGEWAIEEFTTTHWVGVASGQKQFPF, translated from the coding sequence ATGACCGTTACTACACCTACTCCATATTCCGCTATCATCGCCGACCAGCTCTATATCGGAGGTTGGCGCGAGGGTACCTCTAAGAGGATTACTGCGACCACTAACCCCTTTAATGAAGAGACTATCGCTACTATTCGTCAGGCTTCAACAGACGATGTCGACGCTGCATACGAGATAGCTCAGGAAGCGCAAGCCAGCTGGGCTGCTCTGGCTCCGAGGGAGCGTGCCCAGATCCTCACTAAGGCTGCCGATTGGATTGAGGAGCACCAGGAGGCCGTCGTCGAGCTGATTCGTGTGGAATCCGGCTCTACTGCCATTAAGGCCAATATCGAAACCAGTTTGGCGGTTGGGTCCCTCCGCGAAGCTGCCACCTTCCCGATCCGTATTACTGGTCAGATCTTACCATCGAATACCCCAGGTAAGGCTAACTACGTTTTCCGTGAGCCACTGGGTGTTGTAGGCGTTATCAGCCCGTGGAACTTCCCTTTCGCCCTGTCGATGCGGTCGGTGGCACCGGCTTTAGCGTGCGGTAATGCTGTGGTGCTAAAACCGGCTTCTGACACTCCGTTAACCGGCGGTTTACTGCTGGGCAAGATCTTCGAGGCAGCTGGACTGAGCGAAGGAGTACTTAATATTGTTGTTGGTGCGGGTTCCGAAATCGGTGATCACTTTGTCGAACATCCCATTCCGCGTTTGATTTCTTTTACTGGTTCCACCCCGGTAGGAAAGCAGGTTGGTGCTACGGCCACGGGTGGCAAATATATCAAGAAGGTGGCGCTAGAGCTTGGTGGGAATGCCCCGTTGGTAGTTCTTGAGGATGCTGATCTGGATCAGGCGGTTGGTGCGGCCGTGATGGGCAAGTTCCTCCACCAGGGTCAGATCTGTATGGCTGTTAACCGCATCATCGTTCAGGCACCGCTTTATGAGGAGTTTGTGGAGGCTTTCTCTAAGCGGGTACAGACCCTTACCTATGGTGACCAGTGTGATGATGCGACGGTTGTTGGCCCGGTCATCAACGATAGCCAGCTGTGTTCAGTGACTGAGAGGATTGAGCGTGCCCGCGCTGAGGGTGCCCGGGAGGTTGTTTCTGGGCCTGTTGAGGGTCGTGTCATCGCCCCACATGTTTTCGCTGACGTTACCCCGGCGATGGAGTTGTTCCGTGAGGAGATCTTTGGCCCCGTGGTTGGCATCGTCAAAGCTGAGGATGAGGTCCATGCTCTTGAGTTGGCTAATGACACTGAGTTTGGTCTTTCCTCTGCAGTGTGTACCCGTGACCTGGCCCGAGGATTGAACTTCGCTCGCCAGATTGAGGCTGGTATGACCCATGTCAATGACATCACGGTCAATGATGAGGCGCATGTGATGTTCGGTGGTGAGAAGAATTCTGGTTTGGGGCGTTTCAATGGTGAGTGGGCTATTGAAGAGTTCACCACCACCCACTGGGTTGGGGTGGCATCTGGTCAGAAACAATTCCCCTTCTAG
- a CDS encoding NAD(P)-dependent alcohol dehydrogenase, whose amino-acid sequence MKIDAYVVEEINATLVRETLTIDDPGPGEVLVKVVATGVCHTDLNTQSGDMPLPLPGVLGHEGSGVVEAVGAGVTEVKPGDHVIMGWPYCGTCRNCVRGEHRYCLNIGAELLAGVRLHGPDAGSSAYTRTDGTALSGHFFGQSSFATYSLTRANAVVKVDKDIDLVLLGPLACGITTGAGAVFNTAQPGPNESVVIIGAGAVGLAAVMAACNTPAATIIAMDLQDSRLELARELGATHTVNTREKNIVEAVAEICGGPADYVLDCTGSIKVIEQAADTVGLMGTLILVGGAPAEARFSLDHMRTLFGKTVVGTLGGSSNSRTLIPGLIKLYRQGRFPFDKLITTYSFDELELAIHDVHEGGTIKAVLRIDETNQ is encoded by the coding sequence ATGAAGATCGATGCTTATGTGGTAGAAGAGATCAACGCAACACTAGTTCGTGAGACACTCACTATTGACGATCCCGGCCCGGGGGAGGTCTTGGTTAAGGTGGTTGCCACCGGTGTGTGCCACACGGATCTGAACACTCAATCCGGGGACATGCCCCTGCCACTACCAGGTGTCCTCGGACATGAAGGCTCCGGTGTTGTCGAAGCGGTAGGCGCGGGAGTAACTGAGGTCAAACCCGGTGACCACGTCATCATGGGTTGGCCCTACTGCGGCACCTGCCGCAACTGTGTCCGCGGTGAACACCGCTACTGCCTCAACATCGGTGCCGAACTGCTCGCTGGTGTACGTCTGCACGGACCCGATGCTGGTTCCTCGGCCTATACCAGGACTGACGGTACAGCGCTATCTGGGCATTTCTTCGGTCAGTCCTCCTTCGCCACCTATTCCTTGACCCGTGCGAATGCAGTGGTGAAAGTTGATAAGGATATTGACCTTGTACTGTTGGGTCCCCTGGCCTGTGGCATAACTACAGGAGCGGGCGCGGTGTTTAATACCGCCCAGCCTGGTCCGAACGAATCAGTTGTCATCATCGGGGCCGGAGCCGTCGGTCTGGCCGCGGTTATGGCAGCCTGTAACACCCCGGCAGCCACCATTATCGCGATGGACCTGCAGGACTCACGTCTGGAATTGGCCCGTGAACTTGGTGCCACCCATACCGTCAACACCCGTGAGAAGAATATTGTCGAGGCCGTCGCCGAGATCTGCGGTGGCCCAGCCGACTATGTCCTGGACTGCACCGGCAGCATCAAGGTTATCGAGCAGGCCGCGGACACCGTCGGACTGATGGGTACGTTAATTCTCGTTGGCGGTGCCCCGGCTGAGGCACGCTTTTCTCTTGACCACATGCGCACGCTATTTGGCAAGACCGTGGTTGGGACCCTGGGTGGTTCTTCAAACAGTCGCACTCTCATCCCTGGTCTGATCAAGCTGTACCGACAGGGGAGATTCCCCTTCGACAAGCTGATCACCACCTATAGCTTCGACGAACTCGAACTGGCCATCCACGATGTTCATGAGGGTGGCACCATCAAGGCCGTGCTCCGAATTGACGAAACAAACCAGTAA
- a CDS encoding flavin-containing monooxygenase, whose product MTTTETIRTRTVIVGSGFAGLGMGAQFKRHGDHDFIIIERADDVGGTWRDNTYPGAACDVPSHLYSFSFHPNPNWSQVFSPGPEIQTYLQNFAQKEGLLPHLHFNRNMVNARWEEKEGRWYITTAGRIYIAQFLITATGHLADESYPAIPGLESFTGKKFHSARWDHNVNLEGKRIGVVGTGASAVQIVPEMAKIASELVVFQRTPSYIIPRMEREYTGGEKRLFQRNPRTIENLRSELFWGGENTFAQRRAIPRFLAEGKKMALDHLAAQVTDEELRAKLTPSYEPGCKRVLISNTFYPALQSPITTLEASALSSVNGSTARAASGEEYELDILIFATGFEATEPPYAQLIDGRDGLNLSEHWKRGMQAYQSVAVAGFPNLFSINGPNTSLGHNSIVYIIESQIEYILGAMDYMSTTGVDIIEPTVEAEEAYVERIQRNAAGTVWLDGGCNSWYVDQRTGRLTLIWPDFGYAFRDANGTFNPEGYEFSYVSATVAAIS is encoded by the coding sequence ATGACTACTACTGAAACTATCCGCACACGCACCGTCATCGTTGGTTCTGGTTTCGCAGGTCTAGGAATGGGAGCACAGTTCAAGCGCCACGGGGACCACGACTTCATCATCATCGAACGCGCTGATGACGTCGGCGGGACCTGGCGGGATAACACCTATCCAGGGGCTGCGTGCGACGTTCCCTCCCACCTTTACTCTTTTTCCTTCCATCCCAACCCCAACTGGTCCCAAGTCTTTTCGCCAGGTCCGGAAATCCAGACCTACTTGCAGAATTTCGCTCAAAAGGAAGGCCTCCTTCCTCATCTACATTTCAACCGAAACATGGTTAATGCTCGGTGGGAAGAGAAAGAGGGGCGCTGGTACATCACCACTGCCGGGCGAATATATATCGCACAATTTCTGATCACCGCAACCGGCCATCTAGCTGATGAGTCCTATCCCGCTATTCCTGGCCTCGAGAGTTTCACAGGTAAGAAATTCCATTCTGCCCGCTGGGATCACAATGTCAACCTGGAAGGCAAGCGGATTGGCGTGGTGGGAACAGGAGCCTCTGCTGTTCAGATTGTGCCAGAAATGGCCAAGATTGCGTCAGAGCTGGTTGTCTTCCAGCGTACCCCGAGCTACATCATTCCCCGGATGGAGCGTGAGTACACCGGCGGTGAGAAGCGGCTGTTCCAACGCAATCCCCGCACCATCGAAAATCTTCGCTCCGAGCTCTTCTGGGGAGGAGAAAACACTTTTGCTCAGCGACGTGCCATTCCTCGTTTCCTCGCCGAAGGGAAAAAAATGGCACTGGATCACCTCGCAGCCCAAGTAACGGATGAGGAACTTCGAGCAAAACTAACCCCCTCTTATGAACCCGGCTGCAAGCGTGTCCTGATCTCTAATACTTTCTATCCGGCTCTCCAGTCTCCCATAACCACTTTGGAAGCTTCCGCGTTAAGCAGTGTCAACGGGTCGACTGCTCGGGCAGCTTCCGGAGAAGAATACGAACTGGACATCTTAATCTTTGCCACCGGTTTTGAAGCTACAGAGCCTCCCTATGCCCAGCTCATCGACGGTCGCGATGGTCTCAACTTATCTGAGCATTGGAAAAGGGGCATGCAGGCGTACCAGTCGGTGGCAGTGGCTGGGTTCCCCAACCTGTTTTCTATCAATGGCCCGAACACCTCTCTAGGACACAACTCCATCGTCTACATTATCGAATCCCAAATCGAATACATCCTGGGCGCCATGGACTACATGTCTACCACTGGGGTGGACATCATCGAGCCCACCGTTGAGGCAGAAGAGGCCTATGTCGAACGAATCCAACGCAATGCCGCCGGCACTGTATGGCTTGATGGCGGATGTAACTCCTGGTACGTCGATCAGCGCACAGGCCGTTTGACTCTCATCTGGCCGGATTTCGGTTACGCCTTCCGCGACGCGAATGGAACATTCAATCCTGAAGGTTATGAGTTCAGCTACGTCTCCGCCACCGTCGCAGCCATCTCTTAA
- a CDS encoding alpha/beta fold hydrolase: MLTQDLMIPRTITINDVEITYYDSEDTRNHPDDVLVLIHGTLGSTAAHFGFLYPVLAARQRVISIDWAQVDSTRPLETDDLADQVTATIQRLLPGRKVVLLGYSLGAVIAAKIAADHPDLVERLILVAGWIRTDLQQILRNDVWHALRRAGDEQALREYSTFCAFGGPFLASKTLSEMQPGMQAMVFDEFGDQQMELNRRIDITAEAETITAPTLIVSCIHDQMVPTRHQLALFGAIENSRYVEISAGHAVVFERPSELSHHIQQFMDNPDQYDAGTIIPTPKP, from the coding sequence ATGCTTACGCAGGACTTGATGATACCGCGCACTATCACTATCAACGATGTAGAAATTACTTATTACGACTCTGAAGACACCCGGAACCATCCCGATGACGTGCTTGTTCTCATCCACGGTACCTTAGGTTCTACCGCTGCTCATTTCGGATTCCTTTACCCGGTGCTCGCAGCCCGACAGCGAGTTATTTCCATCGACTGGGCTCAGGTCGACTCCACTCGCCCCCTGGAGACCGATGATCTAGCCGATCAGGTTACCGCGACAATTCAGCGTTTGCTGCCCGGTCGGAAGGTTGTGTTGCTGGGTTACTCGCTGGGCGCAGTAATTGCAGCTAAAATCGCTGCAGATCATCCTGATCTGGTTGAACGCCTTATCCTCGTGGCCGGTTGGATCCGTACCGATCTTCAGCAGATTCTGCGAAACGACGTGTGGCACGCGCTTCGTCGAGCAGGGGATGAACAAGCACTTCGTGAATACTCTACCTTTTGCGCCTTCGGCGGCCCCTTCCTCGCTAGCAAGACTCTGTCCGAGATGCAGCCCGGAATGCAAGCCATGGTTTTCGATGAGTTCGGTGACCAGCAAATGGAACTGAATCGACGGATCGACATCACTGCCGAAGCTGAAACCATCACAGCCCCTACCCTGATAGTCTCCTGCATCCATGACCAGATGGTGCCTACCCGTCATCAACTCGCTCTGTTCGGGGCAATCGAGAATTCCCGTTATGTGGAGATCTCTGCTGGTCACGCTGTGGTTTTCGAGCGCCCCAGTGAACTCAGCCACCACATCCAGCAATTCATGGATAATCCGGACCAATACGATGCTGGGACCATCATCCCCACACCCAAACCGTAA
- a CDS encoding MFS transporter yields the protein MTTSTTAAIVTPTASASPASKVTRRRSLLATGLGNVLEWFDWAVYGVFSTYIAGALFDQENPVSALLSTLAVFAVGFVMRPLGGYVFGRIADRKGRKWVLLVTMLMMASGSLLIGIIPSYETIGGVASFLLLLARLLQGFAHGGEATVSNVYLPEIAPRHRRAFYGSAIGFAMGLGTMVAILFGSVLTNMFDSMVMKEWGWRLPFIFGGLLAVVVLWLRRNMMESEVHEAHVEISQTAKTLDDITLTQGNTAVTAEVSKVSVVVEWPNRKTFIKAVEVFFYMAGTTLPYYIWSSYAATYAITQKDMDPAGAFTASLGAMAVNLVLVPIMGLVADKIGRRIPVLVYALATAALTVPVFAMINDNPWTLFIAQALMMGLSACIGGTQPAMLAEQVPTRYRALIMGTAMPLAVALFGGTAPYLNTWLASIDMFWLFDGYIIAMTLGTAIVVGFRWKETKGIRLAEAG from the coding sequence ATGACAACCTCTACAACCGCCGCTATCGTTACCCCCACGGCCTCAGCGTCTCCTGCTTCTAAAGTCACCCGTCGTCGATCTCTGCTTGCCACTGGATTGGGTAACGTCCTGGAATGGTTCGACTGGGCAGTTTACGGAGTGTTCTCCACTTACATCGCGGGGGCTCTTTTCGATCAAGAAAACCCCGTTTCCGCACTGTTGTCTACTCTGGCGGTATTCGCTGTGGGCTTCGTCATGAGACCCCTTGGTGGCTATGTGTTCGGAAGGATTGCTGACCGCAAAGGACGTAAATGGGTTCTTTTGGTCACCATGCTCATGATGGCCAGTGGTTCGCTACTCATCGGCATCATTCCCAGCTACGAAACTATCGGCGGGGTTGCATCATTCTTACTACTGCTGGCTAGGTTACTTCAGGGATTTGCCCATGGTGGTGAAGCAACTGTTTCGAATGTTTATCTTCCTGAGATTGCCCCTCGTCACCGCCGTGCCTTCTACGGCTCCGCGATCGGCTTTGCCATGGGGCTGGGCACTATGGTTGCAATCTTGTTCGGTTCGGTTTTAACTAACATGTTCGACTCGATGGTCATGAAAGAGTGGGGATGGCGTCTCCCATTCATCTTCGGCGGACTGCTAGCAGTAGTAGTTCTGTGGCTCCGCCGCAACATGATGGAGTCTGAGGTTCATGAGGCACATGTCGAAATCTCTCAGACGGCCAAGACTTTGGATGACATAACCCTTACTCAGGGCAATACGGCAGTAACTGCAGAGGTCAGTAAGGTTAGTGTCGTAGTTGAATGGCCGAACCGGAAGACTTTTATCAAAGCAGTCGAAGTTTTCTTTTACATGGCTGGCACCACTCTGCCGTACTACATCTGGTCCTCTTATGCGGCGACCTATGCCATCACTCAAAAAGATATGGACCCAGCCGGTGCTTTTACTGCATCCCTAGGAGCCATGGCAGTCAATTTGGTACTCGTGCCAATCATGGGTCTGGTTGCAGACAAGATTGGACGACGCATTCCAGTTCTAGTTTATGCTCTTGCCACGGCCGCATTAACTGTTCCTGTCTTTGCGATGATCAACGACAACCCCTGGACTTTATTTATCGCCCAGGCCCTCATGATGGGACTTAGCGCTTGCATTGGTGGAACTCAGCCAGCCATGCTGGCCGAGCAGGTTCCCACCCGCTACCGCGCCCTTATCATGGGAACCGCCATGCCGTTGGCAGTTGCCCTTTTTGGTGGTACTGCCCCCTATCTCAACACCTGGCTGGCCTCTATCGATATGTTCTGGCTATTCGACGGTTACATCATCGCTATGACTCTCGGCACCGCTATTGTCGTGGGCTTCCGCTGGAAGGAAACCAAGGGAATCCGCCTCGCTGAAGCCGGATAA
- a CDS encoding IclR family transcriptional regulator: MGIVKNEINRSHVLARAATIVETVASAGPKGIRLLDLAEDTDIPRPTVHRILSDLQALGYVQQLENKRYTLGGRLGLLGLAAPTPLQCASELQKITQNLADQLGDTVYIAMQYFDSVYYLVRAHGGFPIRMQTVEVGDIQPLSSTYSGIAILSQLPREQQERMLENLARTERPEWSEIGTEQHQSLIRKALAQYLEDGFLYGDDYVLPGLSGAAILVPKGTKNRLVALSVSTIHSRLPDSRKDDVIRSMRATAMKIQQVL, from the coding sequence ATGGGAATTGTGAAGAATGAGATAAATCGCAGCCATGTCCTGGCCCGAGCAGCCACCATCGTGGAAACGGTTGCGTCAGCCGGGCCGAAAGGTATCCGTCTGCTGGATCTCGCGGAGGACACGGACATTCCCCGCCCTACAGTCCACCGAATCCTTAGCGATCTACAGGCCCTGGGGTATGTGCAGCAGCTGGAGAATAAACGCTACACCCTAGGGGGTCGTCTAGGGTTACTGGGATTAGCAGCCCCCACTCCTTTGCAATGTGCCTCAGAACTGCAAAAGATCACCCAAAATCTTGCTGACCAGCTCGGGGACACCGTCTATATCGCCATGCAGTACTTTGACAGTGTCTATTACCTAGTACGAGCCCATGGAGGATTTCCTATTCGCATGCAGACTGTCGAGGTGGGAGACATTCAGCCCTTGAGCTCGACCTATAGTGGTATCGCCATATTATCTCAGCTCCCCAGGGAACAGCAGGAGCGAATGCTTGAAAACCTCGCACGAACCGAGCGTCCTGAGTGGTCGGAGATCGGAACGGAACAACACCAGTCGCTGATACGTAAAGCCCTCGCCCAATACTTAGAAGATGGTTTCCTCTACGGGGACGACTACGTGTTACCTGGACTATCTGGAGCAGCGATTCTGGTTCCGAAGGGGACGAAAAACCGACTAGTCGCATTGAGCGTTTCTACTATTCATAGTCGCCTTCCCGATTCGCGGAAAGATGATGTTATCCGCTCCATGCGCGCTACAGCAATGAAAATACAGCAGGTTCTGTGA
- a CDS encoding LGFP repeat-containing protein yields MQWMRFLTVILSLFLLASCSTLRSGTGVPELNSPSPGATSSAGETPSFDPEFSPEVRGAGGIALATIAQQQQLINRALDQSPHTEQRSGQMRTDRVGVPEGIDKDSADRAERAEASQSDSECRVFWPSEVPVCGAIAESYAHQGGAGSVLLWPVEEAQKTADGKGVIQKFRNGFMVWTPSTGAYAMKMEIAQAWERQGWDTGKLGFPVAEAIVHEETGNLAEEPDQESPPPSGPILQEFQDGYIAWNSFAPAVVLGKEIGHHLVTQWHSEPFLGSMPISDEKPTEDGKARSVETNLGAIYFHPDHGVHEVKNLIYEVYLQNGAERGRYGYPVSDADEYDPHIPQKFEGGAISLPEELEKRGTSIVDGQEISNLLIDSLKRRGLWHKAAEIGQ; encoded by the coding sequence ATGCAGTGGATGCGCTTCTTGACAGTAATCCTCAGCCTATTTTTGCTGGCAAGTTGTTCCACTCTAAGATCCGGAACCGGTGTCCCTGAGTTGAACTCCCCCTCACCAGGAGCGACGTCATCTGCTGGTGAAACTCCTTCATTTGATCCAGAATTCAGTCCGGAAGTACGCGGCGCTGGAGGAATAGCACTAGCCACTATTGCCCAGCAACAGCAGCTCATTAACCGCGCTCTGGACCAATCACCGCATACGGAGCAACGTTCTGGCCAGATGCGAACGGATCGAGTGGGTGTCCCCGAGGGGATAGATAAGGACAGTGCAGACCGCGCAGAGCGTGCTGAAGCCAGTCAATCGGATTCGGAGTGTCGGGTATTTTGGCCCTCTGAGGTGCCGGTGTGCGGGGCCATCGCAGAATCCTATGCTCACCAAGGCGGGGCAGGTAGCGTTTTATTATGGCCGGTAGAAGAAGCCCAGAAAACAGCAGACGGCAAGGGGGTTATTCAAAAATTCCGGAATGGATTTATGGTGTGGACACCGAGCACGGGGGCCTACGCCATGAAGATGGAAATAGCTCAAGCCTGGGAGCGCCAAGGCTGGGATACCGGAAAGTTAGGTTTCCCCGTGGCAGAAGCGATAGTTCACGAGGAAACCGGCAACTTGGCGGAAGAGCCTGACCAGGAGTCACCACCCCCTAGTGGTCCTATACTTCAGGAATTCCAAGACGGCTATATTGCGTGGAATTCTTTTGCTCCGGCTGTGGTGCTCGGCAAAGAAATTGGTCATCACTTAGTAACGCAATGGCACAGTGAACCTTTTCTAGGGAGTATGCCCATCAGCGATGAAAAGCCTACGGAAGATGGGAAAGCTCGATCGGTCGAAACCAATTTAGGGGCTATTTATTTTCACCCGGATCATGGAGTGCATGAGGTGAAAAACCTCATCTATGAGGTGTATTTGCAAAATGGTGCAGAACGTGGGCGGTACGGATACCCAGTGAGTGATGCTGACGAATATGATCCACACATTCCTCAGAAATTTGAGGGTGGTGCTATCTCTTTGCCGGAAGAACTAGAAAAACGGGGTACGAGCATCGTAGATGGACAAGAGATCAGCAATCTATTGATTGATTCACTTAAGCGCCGTGGGTTGTGGCATAAAGCTGCCGAAATTGGTCAGTAA
- a CDS encoding phosphatase PAP2 family protein produces MDQMVWHLFIASRDHVPHVLSTLIIGWTDLFRPALTTLYALLITIYLGFRRSSWVLFPALCLLTSAMICEVLKRVIDRPRPPSAYHLVSETSASFPSGHATAVCSLAMVATLLCVRWRRLIVTLAWVNALGIMLSRLYVGVHWCTDVIAGAVLGVVCTFALWVLWQKLHSRFKIAKKT; encoded by the coding sequence ATGGATCAGATGGTGTGGCACCTATTTATCGCCAGCCGGGACCACGTCCCCCACGTACTAAGCACCCTCATCATAGGGTGGACTGACCTTTTCCGCCCTGCCCTAACGACTCTCTACGCCTTACTAATCACTATTTACCTTGGTTTTCGGCGTTCTTCCTGGGTTCTCTTTCCTGCGCTCTGTCTCCTAACGTCGGCGATGATCTGCGAAGTCCTCAAGCGAGTGATAGATCGTCCCCGACCACCCTCCGCCTACCATCTCGTCTCCGAAACGTCGGCATCTTTCCCCTCGGGTCATGCCACAGCGGTATGCAGCTTGGCGATGGTCGCCACGTTGTTGTGTGTGCGTTGGCGTCGACTGATCGTGACTCTGGCATGGGTTAACGCCCTCGGAATCATGCTCTCCCGGCTCTATGTGGGGGTTCATTGGTGCACTGACGTGATAGCTGGGGCAGTGCTGGGGGTGGTGTGCACCTTTGCCCTCTGGGTTTTGTGGCAAAAACTACATTCTCGCTTTAAAATAGCTAAGAAAACCTGA
- a CDS encoding fructose-specific PTS transporter subunit EIIC, giving the protein MDNDEPLVLAITACPTGIAHTYLAAENLEAAAAELGIRLRVETHGSIGVEGTFSKSEIQEADAVLIAADTSIERSRFHAKRLLATGVDAAIKDPRGCLEKALSAPVASSETSQHDEAESSTVNGDSSGLKTVGITLYRALMSGVSHMVPFVVTGGLLLAIALSLGGQPTTEGLAIPEDSWWKVIEQVGTLAFSLMVPVLSAFIAQAIADRPGLAPGFITGLIAVNGELYGSETGTGFIGGIITGILAGYVALGIRKIPVNKYVAPIWPIIVIPILTTLIVGLLFIYIIGHPVAALFEALTRGLAGLDGGSAIILGAVIGAMIAFDMGGPFNKTAFLFGGGLIAAGNPHPMGMAAAAIAVPPLAVGVATLIRRHRFSQPERDSGIAALFMGCFGITEGAIPLAAARPLHVIPANVAGGAIAGALAGWWGVTDHVMHGGPIVAVLGAVDGVAWFFLALACGVAVNAGLIMLFVGREPTPSSSSSALISEDTVLLDVKFPDSTAAITAMVDSASHVGRINDPKAVVSAALERERKGSTAVGHGVAIPHARCAGVSAPVLVCARTTKPGVEWNTPDDSPARLLFLIAVPEGAGNQHLKILAKLAKALARRGLREEILNAENKTQIVRAIQKATHSDQVSPHAFA; this is encoded by the coding sequence ATGGATAATGACGAACCTCTGGTCTTAGCTATTACTGCGTGCCCCACGGGGATAGCCCATACTTATTTGGCGGCAGAAAATCTTGAGGCTGCCGCTGCCGAACTGGGGATTCGGTTAAGGGTGGAAACTCACGGGTCGATTGGTGTTGAGGGTACTTTCTCAAAATCGGAGATTCAGGAAGCCGACGCGGTTCTTATTGCCGCAGATACCAGTATTGAGCGTTCTCGTTTTCACGCGAAGAGACTGCTAGCTACGGGGGTGGATGCTGCTATTAAGGACCCCCGAGGCTGTCTGGAAAAAGCACTTTCAGCTCCGGTTGCTAGCAGCGAGACCTCTCAACACGACGAAGCTGAATCCAGCACAGTAAACGGAGACAGTAGTGGGCTCAAGACCGTGGGGATTACCCTGTACCGTGCCTTGATGAGCGGTGTTTCTCACATGGTTCCTTTTGTTGTAACCGGTGGTTTATTGCTGGCCATTGCGTTATCACTAGGTGGGCAACCAACGACCGAGGGACTAGCTATCCCAGAGGACTCGTGGTGGAAAGTCATTGAACAGGTAGGAACCCTAGCCTTTAGCCTGATGGTTCCGGTGCTTTCTGCTTTTATTGCCCAGGCTATTGCTGATCGTCCCGGTTTAGCCCCGGGTTTTATTACTGGACTGATCGCAGTCAACGGGGAGCTGTATGGTTCCGAGACGGGTACGGGTTTTATCGGCGGCATCATCACCGGCATCCTCGCCGGCTATGTGGCTTTAGGGATTAGAAAAATCCCGGTCAACAAATACGTGGCCCCGATTTGGCCGATCATCGTCATTCCTATTCTCACTACTCTGATTGTGGGGCTGCTCTTTATCTACATCATCGGCCACCCCGTCGCTGCACTTTTTGAAGCGCTTACCCGCGGCCTTGCTGGCCTAGATGGAGGGTCCGCCATCATCCTCGGTGCTGTCATCGGCGCCATGATTGCCTTTGACATGGGTGGTCCTTTTAACAAGACAGCCTTTCTCTTTGGCGGTGGGCTCATTGCCGCCGGCAACCCCCACCCCATGGGCATGGCTGCAGCGGCCATCGCGGTCCCTCCGTTAGCCGTGGGAGTAGCTACGCTCATCCGCCGCCACCGTTTTAGTCAACCAGAACGAGACTCTGGAATAGCCGCATTATTTATGGGCTGTTTTGGTATTACCGAGGGCGCTATTCCCTTGGCCGCCGCCCGACCCCTTCACGTTATTCCCGCCAACGTAGCCGGTGGAGCTATAGCAGGAGCTCTTGCCGGATGGTGGGGAGTTACTGACCATGTGATGCATGGTGGCCCCATAGTGGCGGTGCTCGGTGCTGTCGATGGGGTTGCGTGGTTCTTCCTGGCTTTGGCCTGCGGTGTTGCGGTGAATGCTGGTTTAATCATGCTTTTCGTGGGTCGAGAACCCACCCCCAGCTCATCTTCTTCCGCTCTGATTTCTGAGGACACCGTCCTCCTTGACGTTAAGTTCCCTGACTCTACAGCCGCCATCACCGCAATGGTCGATAGTGCTTCTCACGTAGGTCGGATCAATGATCCTAAGGCTGTGGTTTCTGCGGCCTTGGAAAGAGAGCGTAAAGGTTCTACCGCCGTCGGACATGGGGTGGCTATTCCGCACGCTCGTTGTGCTGGTGTCAGCGCGCCGGTGCTGGTGTGTGCACGCACTACTAAGCCAGGGGTTGAGTGGAATACGCCCGACGATTCCCCGGCCCGGTTACTTTTCCTTATTGCTGTTCCTGAGGGTGCGGGAAACCAACATCTGAAAATCTTGGCGAAACTTGCCAAAGCTTTAGCGCGTCGTGGCCTGCGGGAAGAAATACTCAACGCTGAGAATAAAACCCAGATAGTCCGCGCCATCCAGAAGGCAACACACTCAGATCAGGTCTCTCCTCATGCCTTCGCCTAG